The genome window atatatatatatatatatatatataaataaaccttTACATTCatatatttatgaaaataaaaatggttttacattaatattatttgCCAATAGAGCTTGACTGTAAGAAAAACACATGCCTGAGGCCTGAAACCATGTCTTAGGAAGGAATTTGACCAGCCACACACGCACTAATTAATAATGACCTTGAGGCACACACGTAAGTAATTGCTGTGATACTATGTGGTCTTGTATTATTTCAggaagcacattttaccaatcaTACTACAGCGAAGACTTGGCTCATTAATATTAATCATGTACTCTGACGTTCGACGTGGCCGCTACGACAGCTGGCGAATGAGCGAATCCTACTATGACGAAGGCATACCTTCTGAATATTAATGAGGATGCGTGCCCACACGTTCCAGGAAGGTTGTGAAGCACGTTAGTTTGACCTCATTAATATTTAGTTACGCTGCCTTCGCCATAGTATGATTGGTCAGTTCCTCGCTGCTTTGCGGATTCTGCGCTGTCTGCTAAAGTACCGGGCGGGATTTCCGCAATACATTCAGTATGGCGAAGACCTACGATTATTTGTTTAAACTGCTGTTAATTGGGGATTCCGGCGTCGGGAAGACCTGTGTGCTGTTCAGATTCTCGGAGGATGCCTTTAACTCGACGTTTATTTCGACGATAGGTATTCATGCCTCTGTTTTAAAGGTTTTGAGCTCGGATAGTTTATGAAACGTCAGGCTGTGCTAACGGCTAAAGCTAATGGACCACTAACTGTCTGTTAACTGTTCGTGACTTTAtgtggtttgttttgtttcttaacTTTGACAGTTTTGCTGGTGTTTTGTCTTTTAATGAATTGTTTTGTGCAGTGATAAGGTGTGTATTTGATGAACGTTTTATACTGGTTAACGTTACCGTCTAGCTGTTCTGACAGAATGACTCATACTAAATGATAgatttacttttgttttcttattttgtaAACTGAAATATCAAATGAATGTtcactttaaatgtttaaaatatatgaTTAGAAACCTGTTAGACTGTTTCACACACTAATAAGTTTAGGACTCAACATTTTACTActataataacatgcatttccaCTTTTAGTTAAATTGTTTTACATATTACTGTTACTGTGGTAGTACCATGGTACAATTATACTAATATCAGATGGTAAAATCACTGTACTTCGATATATAGATACCATGGTGCTGAATGATTACTATAGACTTTAACTGTGGTAATCCAAGTTACTTTATAGAATGAAACAGTAGTATCAGCATCTTAAAAATGTGATGATCTTATGGTAATATGTCGAAAACCATGGTACTTTTTGAGTGTGttgatgtacactaccagtcaaaagtttttttacagtaagatttttaattaaaaaacgtatcttctgctcaccaagcctgcgtttatttgatccgaagaagtacaacaaaacagtaaaatttagaaatatttttattatttaaaaaaactgtttactacttgaatatattttaaaatgtaatttattttttgtggttttaaagctgaatttttagcatcattactctagtctttagtgtcacatgatcctttagaaatcattctattattatttgtcaatatttaaaacagtacattaaaaaaagtacatttccaggattctgtgatgaatagaaagatctaaagatcagtatttatctgaaataataagCTTTTGTACCATCACTAAACCatgcaaaagcttggagtcagtaactaatacttttattcatcaaaagtgACGAAGAcgacaaataaatgcagttcttctgcactttctgtttatcaaaaaaacctgaaaaaattctactccgctgtttttaacataaataatcaaaataaatgttttttgagctgcaaatcagaatattagaaggatttctgaagcatcatgtgactgggacaatgatgctaaaaattcagctttgaaatcataggaataaattacattttaaaatatattaaaatagaaaccagttattttaaataaaaaaaaaatcaaaattgtactgtttttgctgtaatttggatcaaataaatgcaggcttggtgagcagaagagacattataaaatgtataaaaatcttCCTGGCAGTGTATAATTCTTAAGTAAAATATATTCTGCACATGcttatgtttttattactttgTAATATGAAAGGGTGATTTGATGCTTGGTTTTGCCATCAATTGTTCATATAGTATGCATcctgtttacatttatttgtatgtataaaaatactgTGAAGTGTATATATTAGAAAGAGACACTGTATTGGGTTTACTTTTCAGCCTATGACAGTTGTTCGTTTACGTATTTTCTCTTCCAGGTATCGATTTCAAGATCAGGACAATAGAACTAGATGGCAAGAAGATAAAGTTACAGATATGGTGAGTTTCTACTTGTCTTTTCCTTCCAGAGTCACTCTCAGGACTAGTTGAACATTAGCAGATTGCTGGAATGGCATGGGCGACTTGGTTTTCTGAAGGAGCCACTGTTCGACTTGTGAAACCACGACCAGTTTAATTTCTCCTTTACATAGCAGCACGTGTTAGTGGTTGACTTTTGTCATTGTTCTGGTACCACTGTTCATCTTCCACTTTAACCGCATTTCAGCAGGGCTGCAGTTACAACACTGTTATTGTTTGATATTTACAGGGACACGGCAGGACAGGAGCGATTCCGAACGATCACGACGGCATATTACCGAGGGGCAATGGTAAGATGATGCTGAAGTATGCACTCCATTACTGTGCTTTGTTTGATGAGCTATATTTTCTTTATAAAAAGTAATGTTATTGCATTAGACTAAAACCTACTGGCTTTGTTTAGACTGGGTATAACGGCTTCCTAAAggtttgattttttaaaaaaaaattgtcttgtgTTCTGATCTCAGGGTATCATGCTGGTTTATGATATTACCAATGAGAAATCATTTGACAACATCAAAAACTGGATCCGAAACATAGAGGAGGTGAGTGTTTCAGTGCCCAATTTATCTTCCTTAACAACACACTTCACATTTCttatctgtattttttaaatgaataattgcATGAAAAAATTACTGTAACTCAAACAATGCGTTATTGGTTTGATTTTTATGCAAATGCATGAACTGATGAACATTTTAGTTTAAATGCattgcaaatattttattttttaaatataaaatgcacAGTGCAATGGACAGCTTTTTGACTCTAGGATCTTCCAGCTACGATTTTCATAGAATGTGTGTTGTAAATAATAGTTTTTCAATATAAAAGCATGTTATGTGAATAttgtatattataatttaaattactGTTGTCTAAActaccagtaatctaattactaGTCATTCAGATTAGTCaaccaaacaaaaacagtaaaatagtgaaatatttttactatttaaagtaactgttttctatttgaatatattttaaaatgtaatttattcctgtgatcaaagctgaatttttagcatcattattccagtcacatgatccttcagaaatcattctaatattctgattttctgctcaaaaaacattgatttttattattatgttgaaaacagctgagtagaatttttttttttttttttttttctcgatgaatagaaagttcagaagaacagcattaatctgaaatagaagaatcacttttgatcaatttaaagcatccttgctaaataaaagtattaatttctataattttatatcaaaacatttgcctagaatctagacgcgcccctagcggcagcaaattacatttgcttccaagggcagtctagttactctcagttcacttgagatttcgaaaaatccaagatggaccaggccaatcacgagtcggtgggcgggcttaacatgatgacgactgacctgcgaccataagttccgtcagacattctctggttctgtgaattatGCATGAGAGAGAGAGCGATGGCTGCTGTTAGCGAACAACTTTGTCAAATCGGcattggccgccactctgaaagacttgaagttaagcttttctctgagaaaagaacaagaaactgcactgaggtcgttcttacaaaagaaggatggTATTTGGAGTTTTGCCAACCGGATACGGCAAAAGTTTGATCTACCAGCTAGCtccgtcaccttcttcgttgctctgattggttgtagcgctatcctattgcgtggagagggagtttgaaagacaactgtttatcccacccctccggttgagccctgtctatggagagtgcccagaccctacatttatgtgggtctggcttgtcaggctatcAAAAAATAATACAAACCAACAAAAATTACACTGACTTGaaatgtatagtgtataatgttacaaaagctttttatttcagataaatgctgatcattggttctttctattaatcaaagcatcctaaaaacaactgttttaaataataataataatataaaaaaaaatttgaacagcaaatcagcatattagaacgatttttaaagaatcatgtgacactgaatccttgagtaacgatgctgaaaattcatctttgatgacaggaattaattacattttaaaatatattcacatagaaagcagttattttaaatagtaaaattatttcacattattactgattttgctgtattttcaatcaaataaatgcaggcttggtgagcagaagagaattctttaaaaaacaaaatcttgTTTGTAGTGTTGCACATCCTTCCTAATAATGTTTGCATATTCAGTAGCAAGTTATTACAGCTCATGCTCTTGtatgtttttaacccagcatgcATCAGCGGATGTAGAAAAAATGATTTTGGGGAACAAATGTGACATTAATGAGAAGAGGCAGGTGTCTAAAGACAGAGGCGAGAAGGTGAGTAGATCATTTTGTCTTATACTTTTTTCTC of Garra rufa chromosome 10, GarRuf1.0, whole genome shotgun sequence contains these proteins:
- the rab8a gene encoding ras-related protein Rab-8A, which gives rise to MAKTYDYLFKLLLIGDSGVGKTCVLFRFSEDAFNSTFISTIGIDFKIRTIELDGKKIKLQIWDTAGQERFRTITTAYYRGAMGIMLVYDITNEKSFDNIKNWIRNIEEHASADVEKMILGNKCDINEKRQVSKDRGEKLALEYGIKFMETSAKANINVENAFLTLARDIKSKMDTKLEGNNPQSSNHGVKITTEQQKKSSFFRCVLL